The sequence ttcacctttatcattcatatttattgagattttaaataaaactgatttattaggACAAATGTATTTTAACCAGGTAatacttaaacatttaaattgaagCACTGTGTAGCTTAGTTGTATACAAtacactgaatatatatatatttttaatgcaataactGCAAGATAATATTTGCTATTTGTGTGTTATATCGTTAATCTATTTAGATGTGGTCATTGTTATGCATACATGATACACCTAAgttgggtttttattttaaagcctTAATTTTGGTTGTCATAAGAtacttttagaaatttaatcAACCTAGACTGATTCAAAgttctaattttttgtaaaacaattttttttcgttttgtaattgatttattttaatttctgaaataattgCACGCTGTAACAGTTACAAGGTAtctgtgaattaaatttttgtgttgtgcaatattttattcattatcattatgTTATTTATGATGACATAACAGTGTTGGAATCAGAATGAAATTGTTATGTTATTACTCAAATTCTTTAAATTGATTGTCAGCTGTCTTAAATGATAGAATGTTTACTGCTAATAtcttaattactaaattttaaaattataagttaaaattattaaggtttttataatatcaattttcttAGATCTGGGccataaaaattttaaggaacatttataatgtaattgtaTGAATTTGTGGAGAAAGTTTATATCAAGTTCTTccttaaatcaatatttttaaaattacttttgctATTGTAAGTGAAGGAGGATTTGGACTACTCAAACATtacaaatgcaattaaaaaatgggTGAAGCTCTTCAGTGGTTAGTTAAAGCTGaatgttaattttctaaaaattgtaaatatataaaacctatatattttttttctagagtGTGTGATGTCTGAGAACAAGGaagattatatatttgtttttttaatgaagtttaatttattacttatgatGTACTTTGTTACTTATGTTTTGAATTGTGTAATTAATGCTGCTGTTCATCATTGATAACAAAATCATTCTAATGTTTTTATGTGGTGTTAACTGTAATGGTTATTATGTacccaaaatatattatttgtgtatGTTCATCTCTGATATTCTAAACAATATGAACTGTAAAGATGTCAGGAAATGCAATTTGCCATCTAGCCCAGGATACAGGTGTGTAAACTATTATCATGAAAGGCCATGAATTTTATCTgttgaaaaagcaaaaaaaaattcattaacttcaAACATTCTCCCTAAAGAGAATTAATTCTTAAGCAAActcgcttaaaaaaaattttccttgacAGCTAAAGAGAAAAGAAAACCGAGAAGTTTGCTTCATTTTatccatgtaaaataaaaatgttcaaggaTTTATGTAATATtggaattaaaaatcaaaacttttctgaCATGTAGACCCCAAATTGGTAGCACCTTAACTTTGGCTTTGTTGGTTCCCAGTTTGGAAAAGTTCACCCTATGCTTTGTTACTAATTGATCTcttataataagattaataagtTTGCAACtatacatttttggatttttgaacTGTAtgcttttaatttctttctatattaaatgatagctttttttttaatgaagttgtgattaatgtatatttatttatttttgcagatTTTGGATTAGAAATTCGTCCGACAAATAATACTACAAATCTGTCAAATGTAACAGAGCCTGTTGGgcttcaaaacaataataatacagctTCATCTGATTTACCTCCCTATAAACCAGCATTAATATTTCGAACTAAGAACAGTAGTAGTAGTGATGTGATTCCTAATTCTCGAAAAGAAGATCATAAAAAAGagcataaatataaagaagataacataaagaaaaatagtagaaaaataagCGTTGATAAAGGGATTCCAAGTGTTATtacgggaaaaggaaaaagtaacaCTGATGAagtaactgataataataataataattcaaaaattcctGTTTTACTTTTTCCAGTCCAACAGTCACAAACTGCATCTCCATCAGCTTATGAAGATATTACAACTACTTCACCAATAGATGTTCCTGATTGTGAGACTTCTCCATCAATTTCAAATgcacatatacaaaataaaacatctacTCCTGAATTACCAGCTGTGaataaaacaacagaattatCTACTAAAAATTATCCAACTGAAAAACAAAAGCCAAAGAATAATGGAACAAACTATAATAGACAATATGAAGATCCTGGTGAAGCTGATAAAGTAAAAGTTAAGGAAGCTTTAAGTAATTCtacacaaaataaagaaaataccaCTAAAGAGATTCCCCACGATCCAGCTGCAGAAACCCGTTCTGAATTTGATACAACTGGATCATCAACTGCAtcaaatgaaaaaggaaaagcaAAGTCACACAATACTAATGACAATCATATTAATGCAAAGTCATCAGAAAAATTTGCATCAACTACAACTAAAGGCATTAAAAAAGATGATTCGTCTTTTAAATTTACTAGAAGTGGTGTCACAgtattcataatttcattaatagtAATTGCTGCCTTTGTGTATTCTGGATTTAttgtatggaaaaaattaatgctgtaagtattataaattatttctatgttacacaggattattatatttgttacgtTTATGTATACTAAGACATAAActgattaaagaaatatttttagttttccttagttttacttttttctgtagtGTGCAAAGCCGCTGAATATTGATGTAATTATTGATTCTGTGTTAACCCATTACTATGGAAAGCTTTTTGATGTAATCCttccaattttaataatatttgtgtgtCTATTCATTTATGTTGAATAATTGTTGATTATTATCATTTTGGATTTCTCTCTTGTTACAcctaaaacaaatcttaaaaactCACTAGCTTGAACTTTGATCTGCCCTTCCTGTTAGTAGCAATGATTACATCTTTACCATATAATCCTTAAGGAAAATCATGgttctgtaatatttaaaattaagaatatatattaagaatttacATAATGACAGGGTGTGGTTTATTTTCTAATCTAAGACTGCAGATCAAGTTGTTCATTACAATTTTCAGATTGGATTATTCTGTAATTAGGTGgccatattaaaataatttgttaaaattttctaggtattaataaaattaggatCTATCATGTAACTCCCCATATTGTAATGCAATCTGTGATTGCAGTcacatttaattaattccttttcaCTGAAAATACTTTGGTCAGTTAGAGACAAATTGTAGTATTGATCTGAATTTTGGGATTATAAATTGGCCAATTTgaatagtttcatttaataatttggtcctttaatttaaaactagttttacAGTTTTTAGGATGGTCTTGGCACAATGGATGgcacaattaattataacaaatttactcGTACTTTAACTAAATTATTCAGTCATACATACTTTTATTTAGCTTTTCCTTATTTTCTGTAGACATTTGAAATACTTAATGagatgttctaaaaaaaaattactacagttgcagcaacagtaataattgatgaacataagaaagaaaccgtattGAACAAGGGAGTGTGACGAGGATGTTTCCTATCCttgctactttttaatctttacatagaactatcatttaatgatattaaagagcaatttagatccgaagtaacagcACAAGtggaaaagataatgatgctacgatttactgatgatgtagtaattctagctgagagtaaaaaagatttagaaaaacaatGAAGTCCTTAGCAAGAacaaccgcatgaaaataaataagaacaaaacaaaagtaatgcaatgtagtagaaataatgtagttggactactgaacataaaaataggaagagaaaagattacggaggtaaaagaattttattatttgggaggtagaattactaaagatggacgaagcaggaatgatataaaatgcgaatagcacaggcaaaacgagccttcagtcagaaatgtaatttgtttacatcaaaaattaatttaaacatcaggaaaacatttttaaagtatatgtttggaaagTAGCTTTATACGGAACTTAACCTTGGATGATTAGAAGCttaacctgagaagaaaagattagaagcttttgaaatgtggtactatagaagaatgttaaaaatcagatgggtggaaaaaatgacaaatgaagaggttttgcagcaaattgacgaagaaagaagcattcggaaaaatgtaattaaaagaagagacagatttataggccacatattagggcatcctggaataattgcattaatattggagggacagatagaaggaaaaaattatgcaggcaaaacatttgtaatatgtaaaacaaattatttgggATGTGGAAtctagggggtatactgaaatttaacaactggcattagatagggaatcttggagagctgcatcaaaccatttaaatgactgaacacaaaaaaaaacatgctttccttaaaaaaaaaaataaaagtaaaaagtaattttgttttcaaaacaaaagctatgtataaataaaaaatatttttaaaagtaattttcttgaaaacaaaagatatctgtttttgtacaaattatttttttttaagaaaagctgttttaaaaaaaatacaattttttaaaatttatgttattaaaaaacacacacacacacacacacacacatatatatatatatatatatatatatatagtgttaaaTTCTACCAAAATCTCATCAACATATCTATAATTTTAGTTTCATTGTATTattggttgtatttttttttaatatttctgacaTTAACTACTTAAATATTAGCCCATTTTAAGCCTTCTTCTTTGTAAATATCCATAAAATGTTCTGATGCAGAAAAGATTTCTgaggaaatattaaattaaatttaattataactttattctGGTGCTAGGATGGAGTTTGCCAGATTACTTCATAAATGAATGCTAAAAATcttatttctaaatgttttaaaaattcattaaatgaaatatattctatttaatgttttttttaattaaaaaaatttttttttcagaagtcaaAATAGGAGAGAGATTCTTATTAATGAAGAAGAATTTTGCGAAGATTGTACAGATGCACATCAATTTGAAATGGATCAACAACAGAatgtaaatgttataatataaaaagatattttaaacgtttatgataaacttgatttttttttaggtattttataatttcttcatgttacctttaaaaaagattgttctttaaatttatgatatgtATCATAATAATGTTTATGCAGAAACATTTCTGTAATCctaaccataaaaatatttaaaattacattataatcatGTTAGTAATGGTTATGACTAATTCATGTTTTCAATTTTaaccaatatttcaaaatttatcatcaattttATCTACTTTCTAGTGGATGCAATAGTTTATAATGTGTATAGATTATTCCTTTCCTATTTATTATCATGACAATTATTTTACTActgtatttcataatttgttagaaattacttctataattttaatgtatatttatttactattgtacatataatttctgtatatgtatatacagtacAGCACTAATTATCCAAACCTATCGGGACCAGGCCCCTGTCGGATAATCGATATTTCGAGTAATagatcagtaaattaaaaacattacttcattgttcaaaattaaactattttatttcaaaatcatttccAATACACTCTGTTATAAATACAGCAACATTAAAacgttgaattaaaaaatacatacaatacaaACTACAATATCGCATTACTTACAGTATATTGTATGGGATGATGGACAACATACTGTACTGTTATTACTGCtctgttgttttaaaaaataaataaaattaaaaatatacagtagGCCTAAATATCATGGATTCAcacttttttgaagaatttatctATCACTGTCTGCTTCAAACTGATACCTTGTTTCTCGCTGCTTGAGACTGGTCTTTTAAGATTCATAAGTTGACATATTCAACCTTGTATTTTTTTCGGCCCAGTTTAAAATTGTCTCTTTACTGTCAAAAGCCATTTCTGTTATTGGTGGTTTTATATTTGTAGTATTCTCGTTCTCTTCATCATTAGAGTCTACCGTTTTCATTACGTTCATTTAATGACATAGCTATTTCATTGCCGGTTAGTACTGAAAACCAGGATTATCTTTATCCAATTAAACTTCTTTGTTATAATTCTCAAACTTGAGAATTTCTTGTATCAACTGATGAACAATTTCAATATCTGTTTCTTGGTGTTCAGGATCAAATTTTCTCgttaaagtttgatttaaaacttTTCCCATGCTCGTTTTAGAGTCTCAGTTTCTACGCTGTTCCTGGTATCTGCTATTATatatgctaatatttaaatatttttacactttaatcaCAATTTGATCCATCAGTTGTAGTACCAGTGGTTACATTCGGTGAAATGGACAAAACTATCAATGTCCTCATGCTGAAGTAATGAATCAGCTGAAGGATGTGGATGAGTGTTGTCTAATAGCAGAAATATAGGACCACTAATTTTATTTGTGGCTTTTCTTCACTGAAGAGACAAAAACATCATTAAACCATTTAGTAAAAGCTTCAATGTCCACCCACATATTTGTTTGGTGTAAGtagttaatcataaaattacCATATTAAAGATTTTGAAACATCTAGGTTTCTTGGATTTTCCTATTGCAGTTAATTTTAATCTGTGGGAACCATCTGAATTTGCACATGCCATAATAGTAACACGTTCTTTATTAACTTTGAATCCAGaagcagatttttattttttggacactaacttttttcttatttttttttttgtaagtctcTTCACAGTTAAGTTCAGTCTCATCAGCATTGTAGTACATTCAAtggtttacctttttttataataagcaaaaattgtttcttaaaattaaattattggcaCTTTTAAAATTAGTAGAAAGTTTTTTACCTGAAATTTGTAACTGACGTACACCGTGCctcaatttgaatttttgcaaCCAGCCTGTTGTAGCTTTAACAATAAGCCCCAATAGGTTCACCCTTGCTTCTTTGTTGCACGAATCATGTGTACACTGCACaatctaattttcattttcagtcgTTTTCATAGTTCTTTTGGAAGTAGTATCTTCCAAAGATCTAGTTTACCTGCATAACAAGTTAtcataagtttattttctttaatgtctgTAATCATTGATTTGCAAACTTTAAATTTAGAAGCCAAGGCATTAGCCGTTTCTCTTTTCTTCAGAC comes from Lycorma delicatula isolate Av1 chromosome 3, ASM4794821v1, whole genome shotgun sequence and encodes:
- the LOC142321873 gene encoding uncharacterized protein LOC142321873 isoform X3, translating into MLLWYLWVVCIYFTKKSFGVDFGLEIRPTNNTTNLSNVTEPVGLQNNNNTASSDLPPYKPALIFRTKNSSSSDVIPNSRKEDHKKEHKYKEDNIKKNSRKISVDKGIPSVITGKGKSNTDEVTDNNNNNSKIPVLLFPVQQSQTASPSAYEDITTTSPIDVPDCETSPSISNAHIQNKTSTPELPAVNKTTELSTKNYPTEKQKPKNNGTNYNRQYEDPGEADKVKVKEALSNSTQNKENTTKEIPHDPAAETRSEFDTTGSSTASNEKGKAKSHNTNDNHINAKSSEKFASTTTKGIKKDDSSFKFTRSGVTVFIISLIVIAAFVYSGFIVWKKLMLSQNRREILINEEEFCEDCTDAHQFEMDQQQNERLSSHRMCLSN
- the LOC142321873 gene encoding uncharacterized protein LOC142321873 isoform X2 → MLLQYLCIAFICFTKTSFGVHFGLEIRPTNNTTNLSNVTEPVGLQNNNNTASSDLPPYKPALIFRTKNSSSSDVIPNSRKEDHKKEHKYKEDNIKKNSRKISVDKGIPSVITGKGKSNTDEVTDNNNNNSKIPVLLFPVQQSQTASPSAYEDITTTSPIDVPDCETSPSISNAHIQNKTSTPELPAVNKTTELSTKNYPTEKQKPKNNGTNYNRQYEDPGEADKVKVKEALSNSTQNKENTTKEIPHDPAAETRSEFDTTGSSTASNEKGKAKSHNTNDNHINAKSSEKFASTTTKGIKKDDSSFKFTRSGVTVFIISLIVIAAFVYSGFIVWKKLMLSQNRREILINEEEFCEDCTDAHQFEMDQQQNERLSSHRMCLSN